The Loxodonta africana isolate mLoxAfr1 chromosome 1, mLoxAfr1.hap2, whole genome shotgun sequence genomic sequence aatgaaCAGCATCTTGGCTCCATGCTCCATTCACAACTGTTAATTTAACAGGGTTATGCTTCCATCTCTGAGCAGAGAGGTCCTGGCAGGGACAGCTGCTCTGGTGCCCCAGATTGTGCTGTGTGCGTCCCAGTAGGAGACGTCAAGAGCAGCAGGATAGTGGGCAAGGTGGTAGTGCTTCAGAGAACAGAGCAGTGTCACAGGCTGGCGCTTGGGAAGAGGGAATGGGACAGGACTCAGCAAAGGGCTCCTTCGTTTGTGTGTTCATTTTTTGTATGGGTAGTGCACATTTAACTGAGGAAGAAGAAACACTTGTCTTGAATTTTACTAAGAAAATTGCTATTCCTGCTTTTACTCTGACATGCCCTTGGCGTACAAAAACACCTTCTTTTAGCCGCTAACATAGGGATGGCCCTAAGCAGCAATGGCTTGTATGCTTGTCTACAGAATGTCCTACAGGTCTATGTCATGATTAGCAGGATCTGGGTCACTGGGGCAGAGCTGGTAGGACAGGAGGAACACAGATGACTATGCTGTCCTGCTGTGGCCTACCTCCTAAACTGGAGCAAACTTTAAGGCCAAGGGAAAGATTGGGCCAAGCACCAGACTTGATTCATGATAAGCACTCTTTTGTATTTGTCTTTAAAAAGGAAAGTTGTTGAATGGAAACTGTAAGAGGGTCAGGACTGTGTGTGGTTCACTGGTGTAGTGCCCTAGGGTCTAGAACAGTATTCtcgtagtaggtgctcaaaaattaaatgaaagaatgaatggagGGTTATCAGTAAATACGTTGGGGCACCATGGTAAACACTGGAGGCTACATGGAACAGCATGTACTTTGCCGTAAACTCCTTACTGTGACTGTATCTTGTATTCCTATCCTCTGATATAATTTCCACGTAGAAAACTGCCATTTGCCATCAGATGGTAAAAATTTTGCATTGTAGTTTCTTGTATTAGGACAATTGTATTGATGATAATATAAAACTAATTTTAGGTTTAAATTGCTTTAGGAGTAAAAATTATGATTTAGTAAATATATGCCACTCTTCCTAAATATGaaaatcatttttttcattctttttttttttaactcaaaaatAATGACCACTTCGGGTACTCCAGTTTTGAAGATCTGGTATGTTCATTATTGGTGTTGGACTGCACATAGGGGAGGTGTCGTTTTCTGACCAGTCTTCTGAGTGGTCACATTCTGGACAACTCCCTCAAAACTGTGAAACTCCTCTGCAGTTGGAATAAAGCTCTGATGGAATTTCTGTGTCTGAGCCTTTAACCCTAAGCCATTGGTTTCCTGATAAAGCTTGAAATCTAGGGGGACAAATAGACTTTTccataaagtttttaaaagcataaagatttacacagaatccttgtcaaaaatccaaaaaaaaaaaaaaaaaaaaaaaaaaaccagtatctTTTAGAAGTCTTTTGTTAAAACCTAAGACAAATATGATTGCAATTGTCAaggtacatttttaaaaaacgcTGGTTAAAGTTTGGCAATGGAGAGACACTtaaatggtgaaaggaaacacatAAAATAATTCCAGTGATTCTGGAaggctaaaaaaataataataataatgtgttcTCCACCCAGTTCTCTACCATGGAGAGAGTAGAGGCTTGATTTAAACTTCCAGTGTAGTCTTGATTTCCCAGCTCCAAgcctagtgcctggcacagagtaaaccattcaataaatgtttgtcgaACACTGTTTTGAAGGAAAAGAACATCGCTCAATCTCTGCTTTTATTTCCCCCTTTCTCTCACAAAGGTTGAAAAAAATGATGAGGACCAAAAGATTGAACAAGATGGCATCAAACCAGAAGATAAGGCTCACAAGGCTGCCACCAAAATTCAGGCTAGCTTCCGTGGACACATAACAAGGAAAAAGCTCAAAGGTGAGAAGAAGGGTGATGCCCAAGCTGCTGAGGTTGAAGTgaatgagaagaaagaggaagTCCCTGTTGCTGATGGGatagagaagaaggaaggagacGGCTCCACTACCACTGATGCGGCCCCAGCCACTGGCCCCAAGCCGGAGGAGACCGGCAAAGCAGGCGAAGCTCCGTCTGAGGAGAAGAAGGGGGAAGGCGCCCCTGACGCTGCCACAGAGCAGGTAGCCCCTGAAGCTACTGGCCCCTCAGAGGAGAAGGCCGGCTCTGctgagacagaaagtgccactaaAGCTTCCACTGATAACTTGCTGTCCTCCAAGGCTGAAGAGGCCCCAGCCAAGGAGGAGCCTAAACAAGCCGACGTGCCTGCTGCtgtcactgctgctgctgctgccgccacTCCTGCCGCAGAGGACGCTGCTGCCAAGGGAACAGCTCAGCCTCCAACGGAGACTGCGGAGAGCAGCCACGCAGAAGAGAAGACTGGTGAGCAGGCACCAAGGGTCAGATGCAGCGGGTGGCTGGGCCAGGGGTCTGCCTAGAAAGCAGGGCCATATGGACTATCGAGTGAGAGGGAAAAAGTCTAGAAAGTGCTTTCAAGAAGCCAGGGGAAAACcatttgccactgagtcagtgcCAACTAATGGTgggccctgtgtgtcagagtagaactgggctgcgtagggttttcagtggctgattttttggaagtagatcaccaagcctttcttccaaggcacctctgggtgaactcaaacctctcaccttttggttagcagctgaatccattaatcatttgtaccacccaggtaccCCAAAGCAGAGCAAGCTGTGCTTAATTCCCTATAAAGTGGGACTAAGAGCTAAAGTTACATTCTCAAATATCTCCAAACCTAAGAGGGAACTCCAGGCAGGTCTGTGTAGCAGCCAGTGCCAGAGAGATCTGGCAATTGTTATTTAACTGATATATACAGTCAAACTAGGTCATCCcagtttttgtctgtttatttgttttaatggTGTGCTGGACAGACTTTTTTTGGACAGACTTAGTTCATGGGTAATTTTGAGTCTACCTACAGGGAGCACCTAGTATAAACACAGAAAACTCTCTTATTGGTTCAGATTATCTAGTTTGTGAATTGCCAGCAGCAAAAACATAATCTCAGACCACCTTTCTCTATTTTACAATATATTTCTGGGCATTCTCCCCACCATCAATTGATGtctagtgtgtgtatgtgtgtgaacgCTCAGGGAATGTTAATTGTAACATTAATCAGGGTCAAACATAATTAGGAAAATAAGTCCATTCTTGCTGCCAAAGCCAAAAGGAAAACCTAAAATATAGAACATGTTATGAAGTCAAACACAAGTTATTGGTTTATTATTGAAGATACTACTTTCTACCATATACATGAATAAATGAGGGTTGACTGTGATGACAAAAAATGCTGGACTCTCTTCTATTTGGAGCTCAAAAAGTTAGAATGTTTTCACTATTATTGCCTAAAGAACCTGTGAAAAAAATTGGAATAGAACTTCCACCAGAGCAAGATAAATGTAATACATCTTCACCTCTGGAGACTAGATCTGTCTCTCAGCTCACCCCATCCACAGTGGTGAAGGAGACCAACAGTATTCAAGGGCTTTCTCTAGTCTAGCATGACCCACAAATACCTTCCAACCCCAAAGACCCTTAAAGATAAAGTTGCATCTAGTGTCAATATGAAGGGCTGGGTTTACTCCTTTAGAACATTGTGGGTTTAACCCGTGATGTGCCCAAGAGTCCAAATTTGGACTGGAGCACAGTGTGCCCCTGAGAGAGGACCTACTCCAGGACAGTGGTCTGAGAAATGTTTTGGCATGTGGGTGATGAGGCTGAGAAAGATGGTAGATGATCATTTTagacttgttgttattgttaggtgccgtcgagttggctgggactcatagcaaccctatgtacaacagaatgaaacactgcctggtactgccaTCCTCGTAatcgttatgcttaagtccattgttgcagccactatgtcagtccatctcattgagggtgtttctcttttttgctgaccctctactgggcatgacgttcttctccagggactgatccctccttgtaacatgtccaaagtatgttaagcatagtctcgccatccttgcttctaagaaacattctggctgtacttcttccaagacaggtttgttcattcttctggtagtccaggatatattcagtgttctttaccaacaccataattcaaaggcatcaattcttcttcagtcttccttattcattgtccagcttttgtacacATGTGAAGCAATTGGAATTGCTTGGCAAAGCAAATATTTTTTGCAACTTTCTATAGGCCTCGGGTTAGAACTTCAGAAATGATGGCTCAGCGTCACTTTGCATATGGACTACTTATTGTGTCATTTTCATAAATCTTATAAATTAATCATCATTTTAAACACAACATATTTTTGAAAGTTGGATTTCTGAAGGTGTGTGTATAGTCAAAAAGACATGATGTGATTTTAGGCATATCTTCATGCTTTGGATTTATAGAAAGACAGTCTGAATTAGTAAAAAGTCTAAAATATCCTTTTTAAAAAGGTAATCcagttttattattttagaagTTATAATTCTAAATGAATTAAGATAATATTTTATGTAGTGAGTGTTCCATGAATGTCAAATATTGATCGAGTGAAGATTGACTAGATTAAATTTATAGATAACACTTTGTTCATTCATATATTCCTCCTGGAATCTTGCTTACCCTATTCATTTATTTGATTAAAAATGTGTCCTGTCAGTGAAAGCAAATGGAGATCATGCACTGCCCTAAATTTTACAAACTTTGACTGAACAATGTTTTAATTAATCAGGTTTTATTATGTACATTGGAAGACAAGGAAAAATGCTGGTAAGGTTCAACCTGAAGGTAATCACAAACGGCAATTTATTTTACGTTGTTTCTTAGCTTTGGGTCAGTGTTGTCCTCTTGGTTAGGTCTGGACATGCTGCCTGTAGTTTCTTCCTGGACTGAGCTATCTACTAGACTGGCCTGCTTTCTTTGACAAGCACATGTTACCCAGACCTGGGAACGGAGTCAAGGAAACTTGAGGCAACAAAGAGATCCATCATGGCACGTCAGCCCCAAGTTCCCAGGGGCCTATAGCACATTTCCCTCCACCTCCcattggattttattctaatcCAGGTGACAGTGATGCCATTTCCAATGGGGTGTACTATTCAGAAATGGATTTCTACCATAGGTTACTTCAGGATTCTGCAGCTGCCTGAAGTGGTGCTGAGAGACAATCTGAGAGGGTGGCAGGGTTTGGGGAGGAAAACAAGTCAAACAAGTGAATCTAAGAAAAGAATTTCTGTCAATAGGAAGGTCAGAGTTTTGTGGATAGGAAAATGCTTTTCTGGATaggaaaatggaaatattttgtGAATTatacatttgttatttattttaatttgtttacTAATCATGAATTTGTTACAGGTGGATGTCATTTGCATTAGGGCCTTTTGGCTTTGTTTggttattttatttccttttttaaaaatcctccATCTCTTCCCTCACCCAGCCTCACCACTCTGCCCCTCCCCCATCTTCTTCTATGACTATATCCAAAAATCTCAGTGTGTTTCCAGTATGAACCCTTTATATGGGGAGAAGTGTTTAAGATATCTAGAGGGCACTGCCCTGATTTAGCCCTGAGGCAAGAACTCTCAAGCTCCTTTGGTGATTAGTTCTTGGGGGTCTCCTGCGGAGCTGTGTCGCTCTGCTCACTTGTCTCCCAGAGACAGAACACTCTGCTGGGTCTTCTGTTCTCCATGATACACAACTGACTTcccaccataaaaaaaataaaaaagcaaaccaaacctgttgccatcaagtagattctgactcatagtgaccctataggacagagtagaactgccccataaggtttccaaggagcaggtggtggattcgaactgccaaatttttggttagcagccaagctcttaaccactgcaccaacagggctcaaGGACTCTAAAATTTCTGCAGTGGCCATATTTGGCAATATGACATTACCAAAGTAACATGTGCAGTGACATATTAGTGATGTTTACTGGGTGGCAGCCATGGGTGATTGACTGGCACAAGTAGGAAGAGTAACTCTTGAGTCACTCTAGATTTTCTGTAGGTTGATCTAGGGTGCATTTTATTTTCACGTTCTTATTATCTTTTTCAAATGGAGATCATCAATAATGATCTGGGAAAGAGAGGTGTTTCTATTTGCCATCCTCTGCttgaagagaaaaaacaaatttaGTAGATCCCTTCCTCTCGGACttccctcctctttctctccctctctctctccctcttggtttttatcttcctATGGTTTTAAATTTCTGCTGTGGTAGTCATTGGGGTCACAAAGATGAGTAAGATAGGGTCCCTGCCTTTAAGTTGTTCTCTTTTGAGAGTGGTGAATGGATGGAATTCCAGGAATGG encodes the following:
- the GAP43 gene encoding neuromodulin, giving the protein MLCCMRRTKQVEKNDEDQKIEQDGIKPEDKAHKAATKIQASFRGHITRKKLKGEKKGDAQAAEVEVNEKKEEVPVADGIEKKEGDGSTTTDAAPATGPKPEETGKAGEAPSEEKKGEGAPDAATEQVAPEATGPSEEKAGSAETESATKASTDNLLSSKAEEAPAKEEPKQADVPAAVTAAAAAATPAAEDAAAKGTAQPPTETAESSHAEEKTGEQAPRVRCSGWLGQGSA